The DNA region ATGGTGCCATTGTACGAGAGCATGGGCATTGAGGATCCTGATGTTGCAGAGAGAGTCAACGCCTTTACTAAACCGCTATGGCCTCAAGGCAACAACAGCTTCAGGTCAGTAAACTCTTTGTCCTTATTTCCATTACTGTGACATATTTTGATCAGACTTCTCTCACCAGCAGCACAAGGATCCATACTTTTTCTAAGAAGTTATCCGACCTGGACATAACTATCAGGAGAATGATCATGGAGAGCTTCGGACTCGATAAATACATCGATGAACATCTTCACTCAACGAATTACCTCCTGCGAGTAATGAAGTACAAAGAACCTGATACAGAGGAGACCAAATTGGGACTAAACGCTCATACCGATAAAAACATTGTCACTATACTTTACCAGAACCATGTTGAGGGTCTAGAGGTGCAGACCAAAGACAACAACTGGATCAAAGTGAAGCCATCAAAAGACTCTTTCATTGTCATGATTGGAGATTCCCTCCATGTAAGCCTTTGTTTATATTTCCATCAAAACAGAAATAATCAATGGTTGACAAAACAACATCAACCCAAATGTTTTGATGTCACAGGCAATGCTGAATGGTCGATTACACTCTCCTAATCACCGTGTCATGATGACTGGAACAGAGACAAGATACTCGCTCGGACTGTTCTCCATACCAAAAGCAGGACATATCATAAGTTCACCAGAAGAGCTAGTGGACGAAGAGCATCCTCGACTGTTTAAGCCCTTTGACCATGTCGAATTCCTTCAGTTCTACTATACACAAGCTGGACAAAGATCTCAATCTGCTCTCAAAACTTACTGTGGAATctaaaagacaacaaaagctTTCTCCTTTGATCACTTCTCAATAATTTCTAAGCacctttttacatcaataagaAGAATCTCACCAAAAGTATGAAACTTTCACCAATTCTACTACATTAGAAGCTGGACAAAGACCTTAATTAATCTGCTCTCAAAACTTACTGTGGGatctaaaaacaacaaaagcttTCTCATTTACTCACATCACAATAATCTCAAAGTAGCCTTTTACATCAATAGAAGAATTTCACcaaaaagtatgaaactttCAACCAAAGTTTGTGGCTTTCGTTGTGAAAGTGGAATCAATTGGATACGATGTTCTTGTTGCGGGCAAGTTCTTTAGCCATCTGTCTTAGCTCTTCAGGTGAAGGAGGGAGAGGAGCTTCTTTAGGATAAACAACGTACGAACGATCGCCCATGAATCTATTGATGTTGGTGCTGTTGTTGTCGAATGTGTATACATTAGTACGATCGGTACTGCAACGTATACACCGAACTTGGCGATTTCAAGAATCCCCTTTGATGTTCCTACTGATGACATTTGTAAGAGACTTCAAAATCTCTCGATGTGATCTAGATTGAACTCACTAGCTAGGAGGATGAAGCTTTTAGAGTTATTTGATTTcgaaatttgagaaattttttcaGATTGAATGTTGATGAATCGTGATGATGATTGGATCAAATCTATAAGAAACAATGTTTAGGGTACTTTTGgcttgttttcttttatcaggggtgagaaagaaaattaaaaacaaaccgAAGAGATTAAACCGAACCAGATCAAGATatgtaaaaccaaaattaaattgcaatttatttataaaatcgAAACCAATTCCCATGCATTTAAAGGCAAAAATTATTAGCATCACATTTTAGTCCGGTTTTTTTCGTTTCTATGTTTATCAACTTTTAGTTAAGTTTATATAACTGAAACTACATAAAATTGTCCCCTTGGTCCAGTGGTGACCAAAGATTTATTCAtcatggtttaaagtttaaaccttcgACGTAGTTCATTAATAAAAGAGCTAATGAGATGATACataggatttttttctttttgagatgATACATCCATATAAATCAAACACAGCAACAACACTTGCATGTCTCGtagcagcaacagcaacagaaCAAGGCGTAAAACCTGCAAACAGATTAAAAAGATTCATCAAATATTGACATAATAATGAAAAGAAGGAAAATCTacgatacaaaataaaaaaacaagagatttaTTGGTACGGACGTTGCGTATAAGCAGCCTTGTTCGTCTTGCCGTTTCTTGACATTGCCATAGTAAGTCATGTCTTGTTGTGAAGGTgccttcattttgtttttgtgtgtgtgtgtctcttTTGGCGATAAGTTTAGAGGTTGGGATTGATTTGGGTGTAGGATATGTATATAAACTTCAAATCTGTTACCAGCTGCATTTGATATGATCATTTAATACGGAAGATATGGCCACATTTATTTGGACCGACAAAGTAGTTAGAATCCTCACCCAATTCTACATACATATAGGAATATGGCATGGCTTTAATTGGGCTCTtggtgttaaaaaaagaaaagaaaaaaaaaactatttcctcctttctttcttaaattagTTGGGAAGATTCATAGGTTTCACTATTCATGGGTGTAAGActacttgaattttttttggaaaataagtAATAACTAGGCAACTAAGGTAAAGTATGTGAGGCTAAGAACACCTTTAATGGTAGCCATACGAACATAGGATGACCAGTGGGAAATAATATATCTGTAATTAGTGATAAAATCTTACAATTTTGAAGAGGGcgtatatattttaatatccaCTATCATGTAAAATTTTACAAGTTGAAAAATTACTACAATGAAGAATGTGGTTACTTAAAGATGATCATCATCACTAGTACGATTAATCTCGCTGCAGATCAAAACCAGTTACGTTGCATCTGATCTCTTCACGATCTTGAGCCTCTTGCATGACTCTTTGAACATCCTGccaacacagaaaaaaaaaaattataagcttTAGAAATTTAGATTTGTGACCTTTTTAGAGATTATTTACATTCATTTCGGCAAAGTTGATAATAATATTAATgcaagaaaattaaacataaaattttttttttttgcaaaaaaattaaacataaacttaCTGCCAAGGTACATCTCCAACGAGCATCCAGTCTCTATCCTTGTCTTCGTATATAATAATGTGTTCGCACTTCTCACCCTCCGCCACCCCTGCATATTTTTTATACACATGTTAATTAAGTTTCACATCTGAGTGTTTTCACAGTTCTAATATAGAATGCTAACATAAACATGGTCATGTAactaacacacacacaccaaaaaatgATTACTAATTCCGGGACAAAACTTAGACTTTTCCGTGGCTAAAAGATAATTCTCTTGTAGTAATTAGTGTTTGAAGGGTTAGTACATATAagcatttgtttgttttcatttgcTTTTTCCTTTGCATTTATAttagtttgaatttttataaatgtattaattatttttactatgTTATAAACAAAATCGAATTGTCAAATGTAAATGTAAACATCAAGCCCAAATGAATATTCAGTTCCTACCATTTCCGCTTGGTGTTTGATGTATacatttatgttttacaaaaacaattttgtccaaaataaatattagtctCATTTTATCACTAGAAAAGTTTTCGATGGTAAGTTTTCAATAGTCTATAAATATTAGTTCTCTAAAAGTTTTGTAGATAAGTTTGGGATTCTGACTTTCATTATTTTCCATTATGAGCAAATGGGgttactttctatttttagaatcTAATAAATAGTTCACGTAAAAGAGTTGCATTTGAAAGAGTCGATGACATTACTAACCTAGGCCAAGACAGCCGAAGAGATTCTCAAGAACCGTGGCTAGATTATTATAACTGTTGCTCGAACCAAGGTCAATCTTCCTCAAGTATGGTACACCATCCATGCTCACTTTCACGTACCCTATCACTTTACATGCTTCctcattgttcttctttctcctaTAAGAACACACCGGTGGCCATCCCACCGCCTGACTCTTCACCACCGGCGAGGAGTTATCCTCAACTGATGACAGAAGGCTGCTTTCATCCTCAGTATCTAACGATGATGAGGTCATCATATCCGAGAgcaccctcttcttcttcttcgatccgCAAACTGATATTTCGCTGTAATTATCTCCCGGAAGACCCAGCCGTAGCTCTGTGCTCTCAATTCCTAGACCTTCCTTGGccatttatttctttctttttttttggctttggctatatcaaatttttgatacttttctctttttaagcCCTTCTCTTGTTGGTTTGATATTATTGTACTGCCTTGTGCATTTATATGTTGTCAAGTTGGTCGAACAAGACCCAGTAATATGTGGAAGAGACTAATACTCATATAATTCTTTCTATTAGCTTTGTGAAGGAAGACAAGGTTAGACCAAAGCCAGGTCAGCTGAGTATGTGTTGGTCGGTCACATGAGAAACATAAGTTGGGTCCTTTGTTTAGAAAAGAACTTAAGGTAAGGGAACAAATCTTACGGGTGTTAATATTTGTTAGGTTTCTTATAGGATTCGCTGACCGTCCGATCAATGGCCATCCTTCCCTTCCCAAACACTCCATGTGTTTTCCTATAATTTacagttatatatgtattataagtaaggatattaatattatttttagccTATTCTTTTTCGcatattttatttggtaatcGATAAAAGTTGCTTTTTAAGAACACAAAGTTGTACATACATGTACATTATGAAACATCATTATGTAGATGTCAAAATCAATGGAAAAAATGACGAGGacattaattagaaagaaaattataaacgcCCGGAATTCTAAGGAAGTTGAGTAAGAAATAACATGCATGCAATCAGTAGGACACGTCTGTCACTAGTATTTTTTCCTTCTGAATACTGTTTTGATTTATAAAAGTCAAATGAATACGTTGAGTGAGTTCAAAACTGGTTGGccattaaaaagaagaagaaaaaataacatttagAATTACTTCTACAATCTTTCTGCAAATAGAAGAGTGACATATCAGAAAATTCTTTTGAACTCTATTCATTTGTCACGTGTATGATGctaattgtttctttttgagCTCTATTCATTTGTCACGTATGATGCTAATTGTTTCCCGACAAATTTATGACTACTGTTCTGAGGAAGTTTCGGAGAAACCAGTTCGTTGGAATATTGTATTTGTCTTCGATGATTTTCCTCACTAATTTTCGACGAATTTTCCTAACCAATTTTAGACGATTCGAGGTTAACTATATCGGAAAACGATTAATGgaataatatattatgttttcttgtagtgtggcTATTATTTTTCCTATCTtgaaaatcttaaataatatatgtttctttttcgtattcctaccaaaaaaaacattacaatttGTAATTGAATGATTACGTTTAGCTTTAAATTTTTTCATCGTGaccttttttttggacaaattatTCATCGTGACCTAACTTAGTTATAGTACAACACAAACTAGTCTGAATGTCTTGGAGAGTAATCGTGTTGTCTTTAGACTTTAGTATATTATAAACAGCTCATATTAGAATATGGCTTTTGTAATATAAAGTGCAGCTTATAGATTTGAAAAAGAAGCTGccaaacttattaaaaaaattgaaagaaaaaaaaaagcaaaaacaaaacgtGTGAGTTGGCTTCTTTGAATAATAAAGAACAAGTTGGTCCATGTGACcataatataaatcataacCATCAGGCAAACGCGTTGATTCCACTTCATATCAAACATTGGTAGTCCCAATTGTGTTAAGTTTCTCTCTTCAATTTTTCCTTGCATTTATGATTTATGTCTCATTGTCTTGTATTATAGGTTTATAGTATATAATCGTTCGTACCGAATCTCGCATAATTTTGTAATACGTATCTGCCAAAATCGTTTGGTTATAGTTTCTCACGTGATTTCAATAGAAAGAAGAAGCGCAcgaccaaataaaaataagattacaACTATGTTCCTACATCGCGTAGCTAAATGATGAAACCGCATGAACTTTGGTACGAATTAAAAGATCATATACTAATtctgattaaataaataacaatcaaTTCTTAGAATATTAATTCTTTATTCATATTATAATGTAATCAGAATTAGCAGAATATTTGGTACGAAATCATTAAGACAAGTAGACAACTATATAGTTCAATATTTACATGTGTGATGGTAATGAAAGGCagaaatcataaaataaaataaaaatgagaatgaATTAGTTCGATGATAATTTTAAATTCTGGTGGTTttgcaatctctctctctctctgatacTTGCTTCttcaaatagtaaaataaatataaattattatatatatatatatatattattgttttaaattttcatttttttctcactttACAAAAATCTAGtactgattttaaaattaacctTACttcttgtgaaaaaaaattacattaacttGCCATTACAAATAAATGTTATAAACAgcaaattaataatactatatcaaataataataagaaattaaagATGTCAAATAGTAaattctacaatttatttttttttttttttgaacaaatctacaatttattaataacattcttctctacaaaaaaTTGTGCATCTTAACTTAGCTTATCTTTTTATTACTCATCATACTCCACCTCACTACTGCAAAAGTGCAAAGCGTCTGGTTTTGCAATCTCTCTCTCGTGCTTTTTCGAATCGACATCatacttatttttatatatatagaaattaatttttgttttttactttttttctcaaatttacaTTCATCCACtatcaaaatttccaaaaatctttttttttacttcttttttatttgtataatttgttttcgAGATTAATATTAGGAACTCTTAATATTACTCTGACATCAAGATattgggttgttgttgtttacaaaCAGACTGTTTGAAACAGTCAAAACATTGATTCTGTTTTAAAGGAAGTAAAAATAAAGGTTATTACATGGAGAATCTTATTTCAAGGGGCTaagctctatatatatgttggacTCCCAAGATATGAAGACTTATGACCCCGACCCGGATCCGCAAAAAAAAACGATCGATTTCTCTGGATTTTGGAGACCATAGCTGTCTTCAGTTTAAGGAAGCCCCATACAACCAAAGACAGAATAAATAAATCATGGTCAAGCCAGTGTAAGTACAACAAACTGAACCATTGATCAATAATGAGTATACACATACTCATTAGCTATTGTAGAAAATACGACCTAAAGTACTTTTGATCTTCATGGAATCCCACACGAAGACAGGCAAATCCAGATTCGAAAATCGTTTCAATCCATTCTTTTCGCCTATAAACTGTTGCAAACATAAGAAACATATATActgtatcaaaaaaattatatatgtaatatcgAGTAATAAGTAAACTTGTTATACAAACCATGAGGTCCGTTGGTGGTTTCTCGCCAAACTCGTAACATTGTAAGCAGcaaaaacatggaaaaaattACATAGTACAACAGCTTATTATTATTAGCCATTGGAGAGAAGATGAGATCTTTTACAGTTCTTTTTGGCTTTTGCCAATACAATGGGTCGATTTTATAACTCTTTTATGAACACTATTATTGATCATTGACTatttgattgagtttttaattgtCAAAGTAAAGGCTTTAGGTTCTTACACTTATTAATGTATATAGAGACTATAGAGAGTCTTTGCTCCCTTTAATTacgttgttttttttatatatatttcgtttGTCTTAACGTATGCCTAACTTTGGCTCTACCAATAAGCTATAACGAAGGTTAGTAAATATCATCTATAGACTATCGTAGATGTTTCTTTCAGAAGGTTTGGGACAAGAAACGTGTCCATGTGTTTGTAATATATGTCACcgatgaaaaatgaaaattcgTATGATATTTATTACGCCGCTACACTACACATGGGGTTGATTTCTCGCATAAGATTGCATTGGATCTAAGTATTCCAATTGTCAGATTCCATCTTCACGTTTGAAGTAAATTTGAGAAAATGACATCAACAATGATAAAACTGTTTTTCAAGttaatatttttgtgatattcaTATCTTGCttgaaagaaaatacaaaagcttGTATAAGTGTTGTGAGAATGAGTATGAGGTTTCTCtcattctattttctttaaagATTAAACCATACCATTACGTGatcgaaaagaaagaaaaaaaagattaaaccaTACCATTATAGTTGaggaaaaacaaattacttcaaaaaaaaaaagtggaaataTTTAGAGAAAAATTGGTACTgttttactatatttatatatatgacgtCAGAAATATTTGTAATACAGTTTCaagtataatttaatttcaaatagaCTATAATGAGCTCAAGTTATTACATAATGGCATAAGTTAAAGTACATTTAATATAATAGCATAATGGCATAATCAGTTTGCAGTACGAATGGTTATATTAAACACTGCGATTGAACTGTACTAACAACATTGtatccaaaaataatttacaaatatagatCTAGAATAATTTGAagaagtgttttcttttttcatcaaTGATGGTTTGAAGAAGTTTAACCAACTATTCGggcaaagaaaaattataattggATACTCCAACCGATTGATAACAAATTCGACTtgttctattaaaaaaaaaaaaaacaatataacctttttaccaaaaaaaaaaattagccaaAATTAGATAATATCTTCAACACACTTAATCACACCAACaccacattatatatatacacactaagTCACTAACACTTAACCATATAGTTTCCGTTTGATTACAAGAGATTAAACATGTCAAGAAGATCCTCTTGCAGGTAGATAGAaccatataaaattaaacaaaaccctagGACCTCTATACCATTACACATGCATAAATATTacatatcattata from Camelina sativa cultivar DH55 chromosome 3, Cs, whole genome shotgun sequence includes:
- the LOC104778213 gene encoding probable 2-oxoglutarate-dependent dioxygenase AOP1 isoform X2, which translates into the protein MGSETPLLPLCLPVIDFSNEYLKPGEPEWDLTSADVQKALQDYGCFEASFDRIPIELRKLVFETLEELFDLPLQTKLRNVSKKPFHGYVGQYPMVPLYESMGIEDPDVAERVNAFTKPLWPQGNNSFSTRIHTFSKKLSDLDITIRRMIMESFGLDKYIDEHLHSTNYLLRVMKYKEPDTEETKLGLNAHTDKNIVTILYQNHVEGLEVQTKDNNWIKVKPSKDSFIVMIGDSLHAMLNGRLHSPNHRVMMTGTETRYSLGLFSIPKAGHIISSPEELVDEEHPRLFKPFDHVEFLQFYYTQAGQRSQSALKTYCGI
- the LOC104778213 gene encoding probable 2-oxoglutarate-dependent dioxygenase AOP1 isoform X3 — its product is MGSETPLLPLCLPVIDFSNEYLKPGEPEWDLTSADVQKALQDYGCFEASFDRIPIELRKLVFETLEELFDLPLQTKLRNVSKKPFHGYVGQYPMVPLYESMGIEDPDVAERVNAFTKPLWPQGNNSFRRMIMESFGLDKYIDEHLHSTNYLLRVMKYKEPDTEETKLGLNAHTDKNIVTILYQNHVEGLEVQTKDNNWIKVKPSKDSFIVMIGDSLHAMLNGRLHSPNHRVMMTGTETRYSLGLFSIPKAGHIISSPEELVDEEHPRLFKPFDHVEFLQFYYTQAGQRSQSALKTYCGI
- the LOC104778215 gene encoding auxin-responsive protein IAA6, whose translation is MAKEGLGIESTELRLGLPGDNYSEISVCGSKKKKRVLSDMMTSSSLDTEDESSLLSSVEDNSSPVVKSQAVGWPPVCSYRRKKNNEEACKVIGYVKVSMDGVPYLRKIDLGSSNSYNNLATVLENLFGCLGLGVAEGEKCEHIIIYEDKDRDWMLVGDVPWQMFKESCKRLKIVKRSDAT
- the LOC104778213 gene encoding probable 2-oxoglutarate-dependent dioxygenase AOP1 isoform X1; amino-acid sequence: MGSETPLLPLCLPVIDFSNEYLKPGEPEWDLTSADVQKALQDYGCFEASFDRIPIELRKLVFETLEELFDLPLQTKLRNVSKKPFHGYVGQYPMVPLYESMGIEDPDVAERVNAFTKPLWPQGNNSFSSTRIHTFSKKLSDLDITIRRMIMESFGLDKYIDEHLHSTNYLLRVMKYKEPDTEETKLGLNAHTDKNIVTILYQNHVEGLEVQTKDNNWIKVKPSKDSFIVMIGDSLHAMLNGRLHSPNHRVMMTGTETRYSLGLFSIPKAGHIISSPEELVDEEHPRLFKPFDHVEFLQFYYTQAGQRSQSALKTYCGI
- the LOC109132303 gene encoding uncharacterized protein LOC109132303, which encodes MANNNKLLYYVIFSMFLLLTMLRVWRETTNGPHVYRRKEWIETIFESGFACLRVGFHEDQKYFRSYFLQ